The DNA region TTTCAAATCTTGTAAATTGTCGCAAATTCTGACTTGAACCTGCTCCTGATATTTCGACGTTAAGTAGAAGAAAGATCTGCGATAGTTATTCATTTAATCAATTTGAATTCTGTTATTTAAATCAGTTTTGATACTTTTTGAAGTAACTAAATAATGACAATATCATTTACCAGTGGTGTTCATTGCTAGGTTTTGGTATTTCAGCAAGTTTCAGACTTTTAACATTGTTGTTGAATAAAGAAAGttgattattgaaaatatcTATTGATCAAAAGACTGGACAAATCACACAGTATTTCCCAAACTCTGGAAAGCATATATTCACATACTTCGATAACCGTATATTTGCATAAGTGAACACTACAGTTACTCGGAACGACAGTTAGTTAATTTGTGTGATCAAGTATTCACTCATTCCGGTAAATTTTGCAGCAAGAAATATTGTTATAAGTCTCATCTCGAGCACCTCATAGAAGTGGAGAGCTTGATACTTATATTATTAAGTCCCTTAAAATTGGCAGCTGATAACCAAATACTTACGATTCGAACCTCTCAGCCAACCTCACATTtcatcctatatatatatatatatatatatatatataccatattTATTAACTACTCGTGTCTTTGTGAGGTTGCGAATTGATTTTTCAGAATTATGTTTCCGACTTTTTTTTACACCAATTTAGTAGCGGCTATTCCGAACATGGAACTCCAACTAAATTGTTTAGTCTGAAAAAAAAACGGTCAAGGACTTTATTCACAGAAGAAAATGTTAAAATTAGTGGTAAGAATTCAGATAGTATTGTCCTATGTTCACTTGTCAACAGGTTTATCGGTACTCTCACCATCATCACTgccgcaacaacaacaaactatcTTTCTATCCCTGTGTTTATGCTTGCTTTTCGTCAGCCCGAACCCGCTATGTGAAATGAGTAAGAATGTGTAATTGCTTAACTGGAATAAAGTGTACATTAACAATcggtatacatatatatatccctcTGACATAGACAAAGACATGTAGTGTTCCTTGCTACAATCTCTTACCTACCGGCATGTGAGTACAGATATGTGATATGTCTTGGTTCGCCCAGCTCATCAGCCCTGCTCTTGAAAAGTATCTACCTGTTATATGGGCTGATTCAGGTGGGTGATATTTTATTGTAGTCTATTTCGTCTTCTGATTCTCCTAAGAGTTGAATCTGGTTGATGCAAATCGAGTGTTTCCAGTGATATGGTCATTATGATTCTGAAGGCTTTCTATAATATCTTGGCGTAAATCTGCATCTACCTGTACACGTAGATATTTTAGGTATAGCATGAATGTTTGCGAATGTTAGATCAGGATTTATAATGAATACACAGGATACTTCATTACCAATATCatcatttgaatgaaatgcaaaatAACGTTTAAACTCAGTAACTCTATTATTAAGTTCAATAGTACATTAAAATTAGACCAAAAGAGACATGTTTCATCTGAGATACTTGGTTGACCAAGCTTTTCTAGGGGGCTTTGTACGATATGCAAGATGTAATAACCAGTTGAAACTTCGTAATATGATCATCAGCATTTAAGAACATGTACGTTCGATCGAAATTGAGTTAATTTTTAGTACTTGTTTGTTGCATCATCTGACTATGGATAGGATGTATTAAGTGTTTGGAAAGACTTGTGGAATATCTGTGTATTCTGTGAATCAGATAACTGATCAACGACCGACAACATTGATGAGTCCCACTTAGACGTAAAGCTGGGACCCGAGGAAATCCTAGATAAAA from Schistosoma haematobium chromosome ZW, whole genome shotgun sequence includes:
- a CDS encoding hypothetical protein (EggNog:ENOG410VCKD~COG:L), which produces MSHYQSNLEWVSGHCSPLVSYADSINETSSLPCWQVVNEDSQSNISFINSGYSEHGTPTKLFSLKKKRSRTLFTEENVKISGLSVLSPSSLPQQQQTIFLSLCLCLLFVSPNPLCEMMYINNRYTYIYPSDIDKDM